TTATGTTATACAAGTTAATTCATGAAAGTAAATGTGTTaggttttactttttaaagcaacATACATGTTAAAGTATCTagactttttaaaattaatagTACACGTAAATAATAAACTATACCTTGTTTCTTACACAACTGGGTCCCGGATCTAACCCACATTATTATTGCTTATAGGTTTCGATAATTGCCTTAATTTATATAGAAATGGAAATGTTTGGccttctgtttatttttagtgggAATGCAACATAGCACAGATATGTATCATAAGAAAAAAACACCAGGGCTCAAAATTCATGAAGTTTTTTATATTCGAGTAAAATCTACTTGAGTACACTTTGGAACAAGAGTACAACAAAATAGAATATACTTCAAATGTTGAATATACAAACTAGATTATTCTGAACACAAACATCTTGTTCTCCCTTTCAGAACTAATAAAAAGCAAATTGCAAAAGAAAAGGCGCAAGAAACATTTGGATGCATGCTGCCTATTGACCTCATTCTGTACTTCAGTGACAACAAAACCGTCATAATTTCAGCTGTCAAGTCTCTTGATAGTGGACTCGATCACATGAAAGACTCAAATGGTACGGACTGTTGTACTCCAAGAGCTTTGAAAATGGACTACAAGAATGCATTGCAGTTTGTTTGCCAGTAATACTGTGCTTGGTACAATGTGTCGAAAAAAAGAGATTAACACAACAAAAGCCTAATAAGTGTGACTTacaacaaaataagaaaaatttAACTGTTCTAAAGCTGCACTGTTTATAAATTCAGTAAACTGTATAATTCATATATACAAAGTCCTTAATTTCTTCCCTTATTAGAAGTGGAGggagaatcgactcaaaagttCCTGTCATATGGGAACACACGGGCACAAGCGCGTGCTCACAGTGATCGTCAAAAGAAACTGCTGGTTTTGCGTTGCAATTCGagcgtaaaaaaaaaactttttatacAAGTTATAAAAAGTCAGATTTACACTCCCTCATTCACATTTCAACTTTACTATTCGACTATTCACTCATTAGTGTTCTGTTAAGCTGTTAGTGTCTacgtttaattaaaaataaaaaggttggAGAACTGTAGTGATCTTTACACTGGTCCCTACACCAATCCATAATTGAAATGACAGACATCCAATAAACCTTTGCCTTGTATGTAGATTTTATCCACATGATGGGTGAACCGTGCGGTGTTGATGCAGGTGAGTCACAATGCTTGTTGCGTTTTTTCGCCTGGtcatttttttatacaatgaaaCCACACTTGAACTCTACAAAAACTGTACAAGTCAACAGTAATCTCCAGTTAATTTGGTATGtggtacaaaaaaaaacacccagCGTGTGATTGAATAGTAACTGGGGTAAATGTGTCTATTCATCTATTATCATTCATGACAGAAAAAAATGCTTCGCTCCTCAGCTCTCGGCTGTTTCAGACTGTGGTTTTGCACTTTCTACCACCACTTCTACCATTTCCTGTGTGGTATTGTCCTGCTCAGGTCCTGTCTGGACCACGATCACCCGTTCTCCAAAAGTGCTGTCTGCTTTAGACTCGGAGTTCGGTGCGGTGCTCTTTGCTCTCGGAGAAAGCTGGCTCTGTTGAATCTGGATCTGAAATGGGACTGACATTGGATTCTGCACAGAAATCGAAGCAGGTACAGTGACCTGTGTGGGGCTCTGGATTGAGACCGGACTAGACACTGTCTGAACGGAGATTGGGAGTCGAGCTTGTGTCTGGATTGAAATGGGGACCTGTGTCTGCGTCTGAGCTGGAGTCCGCTGAGCAGGCACTGCCAGTCTGACCACCTGCGTCCCTGGTGCCACAGACACGGGTGTGAGGGCTCGGACGGCGAGGGGCGCGCCCATCAAATTGATGCCCGTAGGGATACCAGGTTTGGTTTGAAGCTGGCACTGCGTTAGCTGGGAGGCGGGTATGGTGATTATCTTTGCGAGCTGGACTGTGATCTTGTCACCGTTTTCCGCCGTGGCGGGCACTATCGTCGGTATGGTCTGGATCAAGACTTTGGGTGCATTCCCGCCGGTCCCTGTGCCGGTATTGGTTGGCGCCGTGGTGAAGATCGATGGATTTGCTGATTGCACGGCCATGGTGGAGATTTTCTGACCCAAAGAATTCGTCATGACAACCGGCACTTGCATAGCAACCCGCACAGTCCTGGACACAAGATATATTATTAGACATTGTTATTCAAAACCACTCATCTGATCTAACTTGCACCAATTTTAAATTCAACTTTGGTTACCTGGGTGCACTGGCATTGGAAACGATGGTGGCATGGGTGTGCTGTAATGCATCGGTCGCCGTGGAGACTGTTACTATGCGCTGAAAGGGAGTTGCCGCCAGCGCAGCTTTGGCTTTTGGAGAGCCTGGGTGAAGCAGAGTCCTACCACCCCCTCTTAATATGGCAGGGATTTTGGAGAATTCAGTATTCAACAGTGTGTCAGATGAAGGAGGTACGCGCTCATAAGTTTTCTCTTCGCATATGTCATCACCTGGGTCACACTTATCGTCATCTATGACGACAATGTCTTTAGGCATTTCCTTAAACTGGTACACCAACCTCTGACCTTCTACTTTAGCCAAGATACCTCTCTGATAGTAATACCTATGAGAGAACGACACAAAATTAACAAACAAggaaacacaaatataaaaacatgtgcTGTCCTGGATGCTAATTCCTCAATATGGCATTCAAGCcatgcaaaaaaacaaattcgTTCACACAAAACTTTTACCTGAGTGCTCTGCCCATGGTTTCATAGTTCATATCAGGTTTATTCTTGTGTTTGCCCCACAGCTTTGACACCGCTTTAGAGTCCACCAGTTTAAAGATGCCTTTCTCCCTCTGGGTCCACTTGATGTATTTGGGACAGGTGTTCTTATCCTGCAGAAGGTCTAAAAGAAACTCCCAAAGGTATGTGCTTCCTGTAGGGAAACAGCACCAGTGCAAAATCTAAGCAATAATTCACAACTAATAGCCATTGACAATCTAGCAAAATACATATCACACAGATAAAGGATTTTAAGGCTGAATACAGATAGCACAACTTAAAGGGGTtatatggcgcgaacacatgtttttctgtgtctttggtctgttataagttgcccatgcatgtattatcACCAGTTTAAAGATGCCTTTCTCCCTCTGGGTCCACTTGATGTATTTGGGACAGGTGTTCTTATCCTGCAGAAGGTCTAAAAGAAACTCCCAAAGGTATGTGCTTCCTGTAGGGAAACAGCACCAGTGCAAAATCTAAGCAATAATTCACAACTAATAGCCATTGACAATCTAGCAAAATACATATCACACAGATAAAGGATTTTAAGGCTGAATACAGATAGCACAACTTAAAGGGGTtatatggcgcgaacacatgtttttctgtgtctttggtctgttataagttgcccatgcatgtattaagacacgtaaaattgcaaaaactaaAGTGTCGGagcaaaatatgcattctatctaaaagcgaatgctcacccagacctgcctgaaacgcctcgtgtaaccacacccccacaaatctacgtcagttcgtggtatgatttgactaagaccgcccaaatgtatacgcaagtaaggtgggcttacctgtcagtacaattgctttgtaacctgatgttccaaatatggtaagaggcgttacatttccgtcacacgcttgcagtattcgaccaatcactacgcactggttaactggccaatcatagcacacctctcttttcagagcaatgatctttgtaaaaaatcctcgcgtttcagagatgcggggcaaagaggacatacaaacatgcacggtatgtggaaaatacagcgttttttaaccttaaatcctgtatacacattgcattgcatcttaaacaaatgataatattcattttagccttgtcatatgacccctttaaaggaatagaacacattcaaaatgaaatttctgtcatcatttactcagcctgttgtcatttcagacctgtgtgacttactttcttctgcagaacacaaaagaagatatattgaaaaatgttggtaacagaaaaacgctggaccccattgacttgcattggtttcgtgtccacacattacaagtcaatggggaccaacggtttttggttaccaacatttttcaaaatatcttccatgttc
This sequence is a window from Triplophysa rosa linkage group LG4, Trosa_1v2, whole genome shotgun sequence. Protein-coding genes within it:
- the elf2b gene encoding ETS-related transcription factor Elf-2b, yielding MTSVVLIDSGGAVVEYVTAVDDHLPEEGVCEMEGEMEGEVEGEAEYPAVIVEQVPSARMEQGFAAQVLVYDDETYLMQGVAEEQEVETEVMETVEASVHGSTVYCSDKTIEAAEALLHMDSPSSLRGDRSPDVFVPPCVNTSEFLHAAMRPDVLTETVVEVSTEDSEPMEMVTVIQEPEVLEMEPTKRRKSGRRPKPHHISNGSPDLGIKKKSREGKGSTYLWEFLLDLLQDKNTCPKYIKWTQREKGIFKLVDSKAVSKLWGKHKNKPDMNYETMGRALRYYYQRGILAKVEGQRLVYQFKEMPKDIVVIDDDKCDPGDDICEEKTYERVPPSSDTLLNTEFSKIPAILRGGGRTLLHPGSPKAKAALAATPFQRIVTVSTATDALQHTHATIVSNASAPRTVRVAMQVPVVMTNSLGQKISTMAVQSANPSIFTTAPTNTGTGTGGNAPKVLIQTIPTIVPATAENGDKITVQLAKIITIPASQLTQCQLQTKPGIPTGINLMGAPLAVRALTPVSVAPGTQVVRLAVPAQRTPAQTQTQVPISIQTQARLPISVQTVSSPVSIQSPTQVTVPASISVQNPMSVPFQIQIQQSQLSPRAKSTAPNSESKADSTFGERVIVVQTGPEQDNTTQEMVEVVVESAKPQSETAES